In Chrysiogenia bacterium, the genomic stretch AACACCGGATCGAAAACGCCGAAAAACCCGGCAAGGCTCTGCGCGAAGTGGACGAAGACCGTTGCGTGAAGTCCGTACAAAAGTCCTAGCGCGAGCATCGATGCGACGAGTCCCTGGAAAAGTCCTTCCAGCAGGAACGGCGTGCGCACGAAGTGGTCGGTCGCGCCCACGAGTTTGAGAATTTCGATCTCGTCCTTGCGCGCGTAGACGGTGAGCATGATGAGGTTGGAAACAGAACTCCAGCCCACGAAGATTAAGATGACACCAATGCCAAGTCCCAGTGTGGAAACCAGATCGAGGAAGGTGCGGTAGCGCTCCACCCATTCCTGACCGAACTGGACTTCGCGCACGCCGTCAATTGCGCCGATCTGGGCGGCGAGCGCCGTGACTTCGGGCGCGGTGCGCCGCTCGGGTGGAAGCCGGATCTCGATGGAGGCAGGCAGCGGGTTGCCTTCGAGCCCGTCGAGAATGCCGACGAGGCCTCCCAGATCCTGTCGGAAGCGCCGCATCGCAAGTGCTTCGGAGACGTAGGTCGTGCGCTCGACTTCGGGAAGTTTCTCGAGGTTCTGCGCCAGCTCCACGCGCTTGTCTTCGGGCAGCTTGGGATCGAGATAGGCGGTAACCTGCAGGTCCTCGCCCCATTTGGTGAGCAGCACTTCGAGGTTGCGCGAGAGCATGGCGAAGACGCCAAGAACGACGAGCATGA encodes the following:
- a CDS encoding ABC transporter permease produces the protein MRALLYFLFRTLRNIREEWALNLRIVTGFALMLVVLGVFAMLSRNLEVLLTKWGEDLQVTAYLDPKLPEDKRVELAQNLEKLPEVERTTYVSEALAMRRFRQDLGGLVGILDGLEGNPLPASIEIRLPPERRTAPEVTALAAQIGAIDGVREVQFGQEWVERYRTFLDLVSTLGLGIGVILIFVGWSSVSNLIMLTVYARKDEIEILKLVGATDHFVRTPFLLEGLFQGLVASMLALGLLYGLHATVFVHFAQSLAGFFGVFDPVFLGTTQIAMLVGGSLGLGLIASFVATGRHLEV